Proteins encoded by one window of Fusarium graminearum PH-1 chromosome 1, whole genome shotgun sequence:
- a CDS encoding homoserine kinase, with amino-acid sequence MESFIIKTPCSSANIGPGFDVIGLALSVYLELHVTIDRSKTKSELPLNCRITYEGEGEDEISLDPEVNLLTRVALYVLRCNEQRSFPVETHIHIKNPIPLGRGLGSSGAAVVAGVALGKEVGGLKHLDNDRLFDYCLMIERHPDNVGAALYGGFVGTYLKPLTPEDVARTEIPLSEVLPAPAGGEDTGKKPPNPPHGIGHHIKFPWAKEIKAVAIIPDFQVATHAARGVLPANYTRPDVVFNLQRIALLPVALGQSPPDPELIHLAMQDKIHQPYRQTLIPGLTEIVETMSPKTDEGFLGVCLSGAGPTILALATHNFEAIADKIIAKLREHNEKKDLPCQWKVLEPAEGTHVIRS; translated from the exons ATggaatccttcatcatcaagacccCCTGCTCCAGCGCAAACATTGGACCCGGCTTCGATGTCATCGGCCTGGCCCTCTCCGTCTACCTCGAGCTTCACGTCACCATCGACcggtcaaagacaaagtccGAGCTCCCGCTCAACTGCAGAATCACTTAcgagggagagggagaggatgaGATCAGCCTCGACCCCGAGGTCAACCTTCTGACCCGTGTCGCTCTCTACGTCTTGCGCTGCAATGAACAGAGGTCCTTCCCCGTCGAGACCCATATTCACATCAAGAACCCCATTCCTCTAGGACGTGGCCTGGGTagctctggtgctgctgtcgttgctggtgttgctcTAGGCAAGGAAGTTGGAGGTCTCAAGCACCTTGATAATGACCGACTATTCGACTACTGCCTCATGATTG AGAGACATCCTGACAATGTCGGTGCTGCCCTATACGGCGGCTTCGTCGGAACCTACCTCAAACCCTTGACCCCCGAAGACGTTGCTCGTACAGAAATTCCTCTCAGTGAGGTTCTTCCTGCGCCCGCCGGAGGAGAGGATACTGGAAAGAAGCCCCCGAACCCTCCTCATGGAATCGGTCACCATATCAAGTTCCCTTGggccaaggagatcaaggctgttgCCATCATCCCTGATTTCCAGGTTGCTACACATGCTGCGCGAGGCGTGCTACCAGCAAACTACACTCGCCCCGATGTG GTCTTCAACTTGCAACGAATTGCCCTTTTGCCCGTCGCCCTTGGCCAGTCTCCTCCCGACCCCGAGCTCATCCACCTCGCCATGCAAGACAAGATCCACCAGCCTTACCGACAGACCCTGATCCCCGGCCTCACTGAGATCGTCGAGACAATGTCCCCCAAGACCGATGAGGGCTTCCTGGGCGTGTGCCTTTCTGGTGCTGGTCCTACAATCCTGGCTCTGGCGACGCACAACTTTGAGGCCATCgctgacaagatcattgCCAAGCTGCGGGAACacaacgagaagaaggatctgCCTTGTCAGTGGAAGGTCCTCGAGCCTGCTGAGGGCACTCATGTTATTCGATCATAA